The Penaeus chinensis breed Huanghai No. 1 chromosome 36, ASM1920278v2, whole genome shotgun sequence genome includes a region encoding these proteins:
- the LOC125045143 gene encoding transport and Golgi organization protein 1-like yields MSREAPMLEALNRIDRENRILNEENKSLHEQICISRKELEEVAYRLSHSSGDMTELNSELELVKSNYSSDKEQLEERIMQLEHELEEATTNGLEMHKMLSEMLSTQSDATAFQASVDHLQSMLDGQREKVETLTSDLALKTRLNEELHTELAAARERANKLDYQVEQLTHSLEELTGAKAETIQKLQDEANLVHELKKTNEVLTEQTSNYDSKVETLTKDLEEQRDTISKLREAIETKESELQVSKECLKQLRLTSDDDHATPDEEKLSAIFDVIRVKAELQKVTNERNDLQEQLEDAEIAQKNLEEAMASIRSEVAGIRDHHDLAVKEKEEALSKLAVLSQYFEEKEAQLTKELESQEGLRVDAEGSAAAVAKKIQNYELEIASYKTKLDSLRKELEDQEQSYKSQISSHEQKAHDNWVQARAAERKHEEQRLENNQLKSRLAMMQKEKEESQQQSIGIIKPTAKRVDANGSMSSPGPILDGMVDGNHSGPPSLHREVDSPPIPPHPLHGPPPMLPMMFPPGAPLPPGVPPPHGLPPGVPPPPHGLPHGLPPPFLPGEPPFMGPLPPLPGGRLPPAGGISSPPFRRSGSPSYEHRNDRYSPRSDRSHFSDGRYSPPMLRRRPPSPDSHRNRSPDRRSDRTRSPDMRSDRMRRSPDSRGDRRSPDRRSGRRSPDRRFARSPDGYVRHRSPPRHFYDDPEYIDDPRLHAHLKGKKTSTPVGPSDR; encoded by the exons ATGTCAAGAGAAGCACCAATGTTGGAGGCCTTGAACCGCATTGATCGCGAAAATCGTATACTAAATGAGGAGAACAAATCTCTTCATGAGCAGATATGTATAAGCCGAAAAGAG TTGGAGGAAGTGGCATACAGACTTTCCCACTCCAGTGGAGATATGACTGAGCTAAACTCTGAACTTGAGCTTGTTAAG AGTAATTACTCTAGTGATAAAGAACAGCTTGAGGAAAGAATAATGCAGCTGGAGCATGAACTTGAGGAAGCCACAACAAATGGTCTGGAGATGCATAAAATGTTGTCAGAAATGCTCTCAACACAGAGTGATGCAACAGCTTTCCAG GCATCTGTCGACCACCTGCAGTCTATGTTAGATGGACAGCGGGAGAAAGTGGAGACCCTTACTTCCGATTTAGCCTTGAAAACGCGACTG AATGAAGAACTGCACACAGAACTTGCTGCTGCCAGAGAACGTGCCAACAAACTGGATTATCAGGTCGAACAG CTAACACATTCCTTGGAGGAGTTGACGGGGGCCAAGGCAGAAACTATCCAGAAACTACAGGACGAAGCTAATCTTGTTCACGAATTGAAGAAAACAAATGAGGTACTAACAGAACAAACAAGCAACTATGACTCCAAAGTGGAAACCCTGACCAAAGACCTCGAGGAACAGCGGGACACTATCTCCAAGTTGAGAGAAGCTATTGAAACAAAGGAGTCAGAATTgcag GTCTCAAAGGAATGTTTGAAGCAGCTGCGACTGACATCAGATGATGACCATGCTACCCCAGATGAAGAAAAATTATCAGCTATATTTGATGTCATTAGG GTGAAGGCAGAACTGCAGAAGGTTACAAATGAACGCAATGACTTACAAGAGCAATTGGAAGATGCAGAAATAGCTCAGAAGAACTTGGAGGAAGCCATGGCTTCAATCCGGTCTGAAGTGGCAGGGATAAGAGACCATCATGATCTTGCTgtcaaggagaaggaagaagcatTGAGTAAACTGGCTGTGTTGTCTCAGTACTTTGAGGAGAAGGAGGCACAACTTACCAA GGAATTGGAATCACAAGAGGGTTTGAGAGTTGATGCTGAAGGCTCTGCAGCTGCTGTTGCAAAGAAGATTCAGAATTACGAACTGGAAATTGCCTCCTACAA aACCAAACTGGATAGTCTGCGTAAGGAACTTGAGGACCAAGAACAGTCCTACAAGTCTCAGATTTCCAGTCATGAACAAAAGGCTCATGATAATTGG GTGCAGGCCAGGGCAGCTGAACGGAAACACGAGGAGCAAAGGCTGGAGAATAATCAGCTGAAGAGTCGCCTCGCCATGAtgcaaaaagagaaggaagaatcacAGCAGCAGTCCATTGGCATTATAAAGCCTACAGCTAAAC GTGTAGATGCTAATGGTTCAATGTCATCCCCTGGACCCATTTTGGATGGTATGGTGGATGGGAATCATTCAggccctccatctctccatcgcGAAGTAGACTCTCCGCccattcctcctcatcccttacATGGTCCACCTCCTATGTTGCCAATGATGTTCCCCCCAGGAGCTCCCCTTCCCCCAGGAGTGCCTCCACCCCATGGCTTGCCACCTGGAGTTCCACCACCCCCACATGGCCTGCCCCATGGGTtgcctcctccattcctcccaggaGAACCTCCATTTATGGGACCTTTACCTCCTCTCCCAGGGGGTCGTCTCCCACCTGCAGGTGGGATATCTTCCCCTCCATTCCGTAGATCAGGATCTCCATCATATGAACATCGAAATGATCGTTATTCTCCCCGAAGTGATAGGTCACACTTCTCAGATGGGAGGTATTCACCCCCAATGTTGCGGCGTAGACCACCTTCTCCAGATTCACACCGGAACCGCTCTCCAGATAGAAGATCTGACCGTACAAGATCCCCTGACATGCGTTCTGATAGAATGAGAAGATCACCAGATTCTCGAGGAGACCGCCGCTCACCTGACCGCAGATCAGGTAGACGTTCTCCAGACAGACGCTTCGCAAGATCACCTGATGGTTATGTTCGGCATAGATCTCCCCCACGTCATTTTTATGATGACCCAGAATATATTGATGATCCAAGGTTACATGCACATCTAAAAG GAAAGAAGACCTCCACACCAGTAGGACCCAGTGATCGATGA